A section of the Papio anubis isolate 15944 chromosome 2, Panubis1.0, whole genome shotgun sequence genome encodes:
- the ZNF445 gene encoding zinc finger protein 445 isoform X1: MPPGRWHAVYPAQAQSSRERGRLQTIKKEEEDESYTPVQAARPQTLNRPGQELFRQLFRQLRYHESSGPLETLSRLRELCRWWLRPDVLSKAQILELLVLEQFLSILPGELRVWVQLHNPESGEEAVALLEELQRDLDGTSWRDPGPAQSPDVHWMGTGALRSAQIWSLASPLRSSSALGDHLEPPYEIEARDFLAGQSDTPAAQMPALFQREGCPGDQVTPPRSLTAQLQTMTFKDVEVTFSQDEWGWLDSAQRNLYRDVMLENYRNMAFLVGPFTKPALISWLEAREPWGLNLQAAQPKGNAGVAPTGDDLQIKTNKFILDQEPLEEAETLAVSSGCPATSVSEGIGLRESFQQKSRQKDQCENPIQITVKKEETNFSHRTGKDSEVSGSNSLDLKHVTYLRVSGRKESLKHGCGKHFRMSSHHYDYKKYGKGLRHMIGGFSLHQRIHTGLKGNKKDGCGKDFSLSSHHQHGQSLHTVGVSFKCSDCGRTFSHSSHLAYHQRLHTQEKAFKCRVCGKAFRWSSNCARHEKIHTGVKPYKCDLCEKAFRRLSAYRLHRETHAKKKFLELNQYRAALTYSSGFDHHLGDQSGEKLFDCSQCRKSFHCKSYVLEHQRIHTQEKPYKCTKCRKTFRWRSNFTRHMRLHEEEKFYKQDECHEGFRQSPDCSQPQGAPAVEKTFLCQQCGKTFTRKKTLVDHQRIHTGEKPYQCSDCGKDFAYRSAFIVHKKKHAMKRKPEGGASFSQDRVFQVPQSSHSREEPYKCSQCGKAFRNHSFLLIHQRVHTGEKPYKCRECGKAFRWSSNLYRHQRIHSLQKQYDCHESEKTPNVEPKILTGEKRFWCQECGKTFTRKRTLLDHKGIHSGEKRYKCNLCGKSYDRNYRLVNHQRIHSTERPFKCQWCGKEFIGRHTLSSHQRKHTRAAQAERSPPARSSSQDTKLRLQKLKPSEEMPLEDCKEACNQSSRLTGLQDITIGKKCHKCSICGKTFNKSSQLISHKRFHTRERPFKCTKCGKTFRWSSNLARHMKNHIRD, encoded by the exons ATGCCTCCAGGCAGGTGGCATGCTGTCTATCCAGCCCAGGCCCAGTCTTCGAGGGAGCGAGGGCGGCTTCAGAcaataaagaaggaagaagaggatgaAAGCTATACTCCAGTGCAGGCTGCCAGGCCACAGACGCTCAACCGCCCTGGCCAGGAGCTGTTCCGCCAGCTCTTCAGACAGCTTCGCTACCATGAGTCTTCGGGGCCCCTAGAAACTCTGAGCCGGCTCCGGGAACTCTGTCGCTGGTGGCTGAGGCCTGACGTTCTCTCCAAGGCACAGATCCTAGAGCTGCTGGTGCTGGAACAGTTTCTGAGCATCCTGCCTGGGGAGCTCCGGGTTTGGGTGCAGCTCCATAATCCTGAGAGTGGCGAAGAGGCCGTGGCCTTGCTGGAGGAGCTGCAGAGGGACCTTGATGGGACATCATGGAGG GACCCGGGCCCTGCCCAGAGCCCAGATGTGCATTGGATGGGTACAGGAGCCCTGCGATCTGCACAGATATGGTCCCTTGCTTCACCTCTCAGGAGCAGCTCTGCTCTGGGGGACCACCTGGAGCCTCCCTATGAAATAGAAGCACGTGACTTCCTGGCTGGGCAATCCG ATACTCCTGCTGCCCAGATGCCTGCCCTTTTCCAGAGAGAGGGGTGCCCAGGAGACCAGGTAACACCACCCAGGTCCCTGACAGCCCAGCTTCAG ACTATGACTTTCAAGGATGTGGAGGTGACCTTCTCCCAGGACGAGTGGGGGTGGCTGGACTCTGCTCAGAGAAACCTGTACAGGGATGTGATGCTGGAGAATTATAGGAACATGGCTTTCCTGG TGGGACCATTCACCAAACCTGCTCTGATCTCCTGGTTGGAAGCAAGGGAGCCATGGGGCCTGAATTTGCAGGCAGCTCAGCCTAAGGGGAATGCAGGTGTTGCCCCTACAG gaGATGACCTccagattaaaacaaacaaattcatCTTAGATCAGGAACCTTTGGAAGAAGCAGAAACCTTAGCTGTGTCATCAGGATGTCCTGCGACAAGTGTTTCTGAGGGAATTGGGCTCAGAGAATCTTTTCAACAGAAGAGCAGGCAAAAGGATCAATGTGAAAACCCCATACaaataacagttaaaaaagaAGAGACCAATTTCAGTCACAGGACAGGAAAAGACTCTGAAGTATCAGGAAGTAATAGTCTTGACTTAAAACATGTTACATATTTGAGAGTTTCTGGAAGAAAGGAATCCCTTAAACATGGCTGTGGCAAACACTTCAGAATGAGTTCACACCACTATGACTACAAGAAATATGGGAAGGGGCTCAGACACATGATTGGCGGCTTCAGCctacatcagagaattcatactggactGAAAGGGAATAAAAAGGACGGGTGTGGAAAAGACTTCAGCCTTAGCTCTCATCACCAGCACGGGCAGAGTCTTCACACGGTGGGAGTGTCATTTAAGTGCAGTGACTGTGGAAGGACTTTCAGTCATAGCTCCCATCTTGCATATCATCAGAGACTTCACACTCAAGAGAAAGCATTTAAATGTAGGGTGTGTGGGAAAGCCTTCCGGTGGAGTTCCAACTGCGCACGGCATGAGAAAATTCACACTGGAGTGAAGCCCTATAAATGCGATTTATGTGAGAAAGCTTTCCGACGTCTGTCAGCCTACCGTCTGCACCGAGAAACCCATGCTAAGAAGAAATTTCTTGAATTGAATCAGTATAGGGCAGCTCTCACCTACAGCTCAGGGTTTGATCATcatttgggagaccaaagtggagAGAAACTCTTTGACTGCAGCCAGTGCAGGAAGTCCTTCCACTGTAAGTCGTATGTTCTTGAACATCAAAGGATTCACACCCAggagaaaccctataaatgtaccAAATGCAGGAAAACCTTTAGGTGGAGATCAAACTTTACTCGTCATATGAGGTTGCATGAGGAGGAAAAATTCTACAAACAAGATGAATGTCATGAGGGCTTCAGGCAGTCTCCTGACTGCAGTCAGCCCCAGGGTGCCCCCGCTgtggagaaaacatttttgtgtcAGCAGTGTGGGAAAACTTTTACTAGAAAGAAAACTCTCGTTGACCACCAGAGAATTCACACAGGTGAGAAACCATACCAGTGTAGCGATTGTGGGAAGGACTTTGCCTATAGGTCAGCCTTTATTGTTCATAAGAAGAAGCATGCCATGAAAAGAAAACCTGAGGGCGGGGCATCTTTTAGTCAGGACAGAGTGTTCCAGGTTCCTCAGAGCAGTCACTCCAGAGAGGAGCCCTACAAATGCAGCCAGTGTGGCAAGGCCTTCCGCAAtcactccttcctcctcatccatcagagagttcacactggagagaagccgtATAAGTGTAGggagtgtgggaaagccttcagatgGAGTTCCAATCTCTACCGACATCAGAGGATTCACTCTCTTCAAAAACAGTATGATTGCCATGAAAGTGAAAAGACTCCAAATGTGGAGCCGAAAATCCTCACTGGTGAGAAACGTTTTTGGTGTCAAGAATGTGGGAAAACCTTTACACGTAAAAGAACCCTTTTAGATCATAAGGGAATACACAGTGGAGAGAAGCGCTATAAATGTAATCTGTGTGGGAAATCTTACGATAGAAACTATCGCCTTGTTAACCATCAGAGGATCCACTCTACAGAGAGGCCTTTCAAATGTCAGTGGTGTGGGAAAGAGTTCATTGGGAGACATACCCTTTCCAGTCACCAGAGGAAACACACCAGAGCAGCACAGGCTGAACGTAGCCCACCTGCACGGTCTTCCTCTCAGGACACAAAGTTGAGATTACAGAAGCTAAAACCAAGTGAGGAGATGCCCCTCGAAGACTGCAAAGAAGCTTGCAACCAGAGCTCCAGGCTCACTGGACTCCAGGACATAACCATTGGGAAAAAGTGCCACAAATGCAGCATATGTGGGAAAACTTTCAACAAGAGTTCACAACTCATTAGCCACAAGAGATTTCATACTCGAGAGAGGCCATTCAAATGCACCAAGTGTGGGAAGACCTTCAGGTGGTCTTCGAACCTGGCTCGGCATATGAAAAACCATATTAGAGATTAG
- the ZNF445 gene encoding zinc finger protein 445 isoform X2, translated as MPPGRWHAVYPAQAQSSRERGRLQTIKKEEEDESYTPVQAARPQTLNRPGQELFRQLFRQLRYHESSGPLETLSRLRELCRWWLRPDVLSKAQILELLVLEQFLSILPGELRVWVQLHNPESGEEAVALLEELQRDLDGTSWRDPGPAQSPDVHWMGTGALRSAQIWSLASPLRSSSALGDHLEPPYEIEARDFLAGQSDTPAAQMPALFQREGCPGDQTMTFKDVEVTFSQDEWGWLDSAQRNLYRDVMLENYRNMAFLVGPFTKPALISWLEAREPWGLNLQAAQPKGNAGVAPTGDDLQIKTNKFILDQEPLEEAETLAVSSGCPATSVSEGIGLRESFQQKSRQKDQCENPIQITVKKEETNFSHRTGKDSEVSGSNSLDLKHVTYLRVSGRKESLKHGCGKHFRMSSHHYDYKKYGKGLRHMIGGFSLHQRIHTGLKGNKKDGCGKDFSLSSHHQHGQSLHTVGVSFKCSDCGRTFSHSSHLAYHQRLHTQEKAFKCRVCGKAFRWSSNCARHEKIHTGVKPYKCDLCEKAFRRLSAYRLHRETHAKKKFLELNQYRAALTYSSGFDHHLGDQSGEKLFDCSQCRKSFHCKSYVLEHQRIHTQEKPYKCTKCRKTFRWRSNFTRHMRLHEEEKFYKQDECHEGFRQSPDCSQPQGAPAVEKTFLCQQCGKTFTRKKTLVDHQRIHTGEKPYQCSDCGKDFAYRSAFIVHKKKHAMKRKPEGGASFSQDRVFQVPQSSHSREEPYKCSQCGKAFRNHSFLLIHQRVHTGEKPYKCRECGKAFRWSSNLYRHQRIHSLQKQYDCHESEKTPNVEPKILTGEKRFWCQECGKTFTRKRTLLDHKGIHSGEKRYKCNLCGKSYDRNYRLVNHQRIHSTERPFKCQWCGKEFIGRHTLSSHQRKHTRAAQAERSPPARSSSQDTKLRLQKLKPSEEMPLEDCKEACNQSSRLTGLQDITIGKKCHKCSICGKTFNKSSQLISHKRFHTRERPFKCTKCGKTFRWSSNLARHMKNHIRD; from the exons ATGCCTCCAGGCAGGTGGCATGCTGTCTATCCAGCCCAGGCCCAGTCTTCGAGGGAGCGAGGGCGGCTTCAGAcaataaagaaggaagaagaggatgaAAGCTATACTCCAGTGCAGGCTGCCAGGCCACAGACGCTCAACCGCCCTGGCCAGGAGCTGTTCCGCCAGCTCTTCAGACAGCTTCGCTACCATGAGTCTTCGGGGCCCCTAGAAACTCTGAGCCGGCTCCGGGAACTCTGTCGCTGGTGGCTGAGGCCTGACGTTCTCTCCAAGGCACAGATCCTAGAGCTGCTGGTGCTGGAACAGTTTCTGAGCATCCTGCCTGGGGAGCTCCGGGTTTGGGTGCAGCTCCATAATCCTGAGAGTGGCGAAGAGGCCGTGGCCTTGCTGGAGGAGCTGCAGAGGGACCTTGATGGGACATCATGGAGG GACCCGGGCCCTGCCCAGAGCCCAGATGTGCATTGGATGGGTACAGGAGCCCTGCGATCTGCACAGATATGGTCCCTTGCTTCACCTCTCAGGAGCAGCTCTGCTCTGGGGGACCACCTGGAGCCTCCCTATGAAATAGAAGCACGTGACTTCCTGGCTGGGCAATCCG ATACTCCTGCTGCCCAGATGCCTGCCCTTTTCCAGAGAGAGGGGTGCCCAGGAGACCAG ACTATGACTTTCAAGGATGTGGAGGTGACCTTCTCCCAGGACGAGTGGGGGTGGCTGGACTCTGCTCAGAGAAACCTGTACAGGGATGTGATGCTGGAGAATTATAGGAACATGGCTTTCCTGG TGGGACCATTCACCAAACCTGCTCTGATCTCCTGGTTGGAAGCAAGGGAGCCATGGGGCCTGAATTTGCAGGCAGCTCAGCCTAAGGGGAATGCAGGTGTTGCCCCTACAG gaGATGACCTccagattaaaacaaacaaattcatCTTAGATCAGGAACCTTTGGAAGAAGCAGAAACCTTAGCTGTGTCATCAGGATGTCCTGCGACAAGTGTTTCTGAGGGAATTGGGCTCAGAGAATCTTTTCAACAGAAGAGCAGGCAAAAGGATCAATGTGAAAACCCCATACaaataacagttaaaaaagaAGAGACCAATTTCAGTCACAGGACAGGAAAAGACTCTGAAGTATCAGGAAGTAATAGTCTTGACTTAAAACATGTTACATATTTGAGAGTTTCTGGAAGAAAGGAATCCCTTAAACATGGCTGTGGCAAACACTTCAGAATGAGTTCACACCACTATGACTACAAGAAATATGGGAAGGGGCTCAGACACATGATTGGCGGCTTCAGCctacatcagagaattcatactggactGAAAGGGAATAAAAAGGACGGGTGTGGAAAAGACTTCAGCCTTAGCTCTCATCACCAGCACGGGCAGAGTCTTCACACGGTGGGAGTGTCATTTAAGTGCAGTGACTGTGGAAGGACTTTCAGTCATAGCTCCCATCTTGCATATCATCAGAGACTTCACACTCAAGAGAAAGCATTTAAATGTAGGGTGTGTGGGAAAGCCTTCCGGTGGAGTTCCAACTGCGCACGGCATGAGAAAATTCACACTGGAGTGAAGCCCTATAAATGCGATTTATGTGAGAAAGCTTTCCGACGTCTGTCAGCCTACCGTCTGCACCGAGAAACCCATGCTAAGAAGAAATTTCTTGAATTGAATCAGTATAGGGCAGCTCTCACCTACAGCTCAGGGTTTGATCATcatttgggagaccaaagtggagAGAAACTCTTTGACTGCAGCCAGTGCAGGAAGTCCTTCCACTGTAAGTCGTATGTTCTTGAACATCAAAGGATTCACACCCAggagaaaccctataaatgtaccAAATGCAGGAAAACCTTTAGGTGGAGATCAAACTTTACTCGTCATATGAGGTTGCATGAGGAGGAAAAATTCTACAAACAAGATGAATGTCATGAGGGCTTCAGGCAGTCTCCTGACTGCAGTCAGCCCCAGGGTGCCCCCGCTgtggagaaaacatttttgtgtcAGCAGTGTGGGAAAACTTTTACTAGAAAGAAAACTCTCGTTGACCACCAGAGAATTCACACAGGTGAGAAACCATACCAGTGTAGCGATTGTGGGAAGGACTTTGCCTATAGGTCAGCCTTTATTGTTCATAAGAAGAAGCATGCCATGAAAAGAAAACCTGAGGGCGGGGCATCTTTTAGTCAGGACAGAGTGTTCCAGGTTCCTCAGAGCAGTCACTCCAGAGAGGAGCCCTACAAATGCAGCCAGTGTGGCAAGGCCTTCCGCAAtcactccttcctcctcatccatcagagagttcacactggagagaagccgtATAAGTGTAGggagtgtgggaaagccttcagatgGAGTTCCAATCTCTACCGACATCAGAGGATTCACTCTCTTCAAAAACAGTATGATTGCCATGAAAGTGAAAAGACTCCAAATGTGGAGCCGAAAATCCTCACTGGTGAGAAACGTTTTTGGTGTCAAGAATGTGGGAAAACCTTTACACGTAAAAGAACCCTTTTAGATCATAAGGGAATACACAGTGGAGAGAAGCGCTATAAATGTAATCTGTGTGGGAAATCTTACGATAGAAACTATCGCCTTGTTAACCATCAGAGGATCCACTCTACAGAGAGGCCTTTCAAATGTCAGTGGTGTGGGAAAGAGTTCATTGGGAGACATACCCTTTCCAGTCACCAGAGGAAACACACCAGAGCAGCACAGGCTGAACGTAGCCCACCTGCACGGTCTTCCTCTCAGGACACAAAGTTGAGATTACAGAAGCTAAAACCAAGTGAGGAGATGCCCCTCGAAGACTGCAAAGAAGCTTGCAACCAGAGCTCCAGGCTCACTGGACTCCAGGACATAACCATTGGGAAAAAGTGCCACAAATGCAGCATATGTGGGAAAACTTTCAACAAGAGTTCACAACTCATTAGCCACAAGAGATTTCATACTCGAGAGAGGCCATTCAAATGCACCAAGTGTGGGAAGACCTTCAGGTGGTCTTCGAACCTGGCTCGGCATATGAAAAACCATATTAGAGATTAG
- the ZNF445 gene encoding zinc finger protein 445 isoform X3 — protein MEDTPAAQMPALFQREGCPGDQVTPPRSLTAQLQTMTFKDVEVTFSQDEWGWLDSAQRNLYRDVMLENYRNMAFLVGPFTKPALISWLEAREPWGLNLQAAQPKGNAGVAPTGDDLQIKTNKFILDQEPLEEAETLAVSSGCPATSVSEGIGLRESFQQKSRQKDQCENPIQITVKKEETNFSHRTGKDSEVSGSNSLDLKHVTYLRVSGRKESLKHGCGKHFRMSSHHYDYKKYGKGLRHMIGGFSLHQRIHTGLKGNKKDGCGKDFSLSSHHQHGQSLHTVGVSFKCSDCGRTFSHSSHLAYHQRLHTQEKAFKCRVCGKAFRWSSNCARHEKIHTGVKPYKCDLCEKAFRRLSAYRLHRETHAKKKFLELNQYRAALTYSSGFDHHLGDQSGEKLFDCSQCRKSFHCKSYVLEHQRIHTQEKPYKCTKCRKTFRWRSNFTRHMRLHEEEKFYKQDECHEGFRQSPDCSQPQGAPAVEKTFLCQQCGKTFTRKKTLVDHQRIHTGEKPYQCSDCGKDFAYRSAFIVHKKKHAMKRKPEGGASFSQDRVFQVPQSSHSREEPYKCSQCGKAFRNHSFLLIHQRVHTGEKPYKCRECGKAFRWSSNLYRHQRIHSLQKQYDCHESEKTPNVEPKILTGEKRFWCQECGKTFTRKRTLLDHKGIHSGEKRYKCNLCGKSYDRNYRLVNHQRIHSTERPFKCQWCGKEFIGRHTLSSHQRKHTRAAQAERSPPARSSSQDTKLRLQKLKPSEEMPLEDCKEACNQSSRLTGLQDITIGKKCHKCSICGKTFNKSSQLISHKRFHTRERPFKCTKCGKTFRWSSNLARHMKNHIRD, from the exons ATGGAGG ATACTCCTGCTGCCCAGATGCCTGCCCTTTTCCAGAGAGAGGGGTGCCCAGGAGACCAGGTAACACCACCCAGGTCCCTGACAGCCCAGCTTCAG ACTATGACTTTCAAGGATGTGGAGGTGACCTTCTCCCAGGACGAGTGGGGGTGGCTGGACTCTGCTCAGAGAAACCTGTACAGGGATGTGATGCTGGAGAATTATAGGAACATGGCTTTCCTGG TGGGACCATTCACCAAACCTGCTCTGATCTCCTGGTTGGAAGCAAGGGAGCCATGGGGCCTGAATTTGCAGGCAGCTCAGCCTAAGGGGAATGCAGGTGTTGCCCCTACAG gaGATGACCTccagattaaaacaaacaaattcatCTTAGATCAGGAACCTTTGGAAGAAGCAGAAACCTTAGCTGTGTCATCAGGATGTCCTGCGACAAGTGTTTCTGAGGGAATTGGGCTCAGAGAATCTTTTCAACAGAAGAGCAGGCAAAAGGATCAATGTGAAAACCCCATACaaataacagttaaaaaagaAGAGACCAATTTCAGTCACAGGACAGGAAAAGACTCTGAAGTATCAGGAAGTAATAGTCTTGACTTAAAACATGTTACATATTTGAGAGTTTCTGGAAGAAAGGAATCCCTTAAACATGGCTGTGGCAAACACTTCAGAATGAGTTCACACCACTATGACTACAAGAAATATGGGAAGGGGCTCAGACACATGATTGGCGGCTTCAGCctacatcagagaattcatactggactGAAAGGGAATAAAAAGGACGGGTGTGGAAAAGACTTCAGCCTTAGCTCTCATCACCAGCACGGGCAGAGTCTTCACACGGTGGGAGTGTCATTTAAGTGCAGTGACTGTGGAAGGACTTTCAGTCATAGCTCCCATCTTGCATATCATCAGAGACTTCACACTCAAGAGAAAGCATTTAAATGTAGGGTGTGTGGGAAAGCCTTCCGGTGGAGTTCCAACTGCGCACGGCATGAGAAAATTCACACTGGAGTGAAGCCCTATAAATGCGATTTATGTGAGAAAGCTTTCCGACGTCTGTCAGCCTACCGTCTGCACCGAGAAACCCATGCTAAGAAGAAATTTCTTGAATTGAATCAGTATAGGGCAGCTCTCACCTACAGCTCAGGGTTTGATCATcatttgggagaccaaagtggagAGAAACTCTTTGACTGCAGCCAGTGCAGGAAGTCCTTCCACTGTAAGTCGTATGTTCTTGAACATCAAAGGATTCACACCCAggagaaaccctataaatgtaccAAATGCAGGAAAACCTTTAGGTGGAGATCAAACTTTACTCGTCATATGAGGTTGCATGAGGAGGAAAAATTCTACAAACAAGATGAATGTCATGAGGGCTTCAGGCAGTCTCCTGACTGCAGTCAGCCCCAGGGTGCCCCCGCTgtggagaaaacatttttgtgtcAGCAGTGTGGGAAAACTTTTACTAGAAAGAAAACTCTCGTTGACCACCAGAGAATTCACACAGGTGAGAAACCATACCAGTGTAGCGATTGTGGGAAGGACTTTGCCTATAGGTCAGCCTTTATTGTTCATAAGAAGAAGCATGCCATGAAAAGAAAACCTGAGGGCGGGGCATCTTTTAGTCAGGACAGAGTGTTCCAGGTTCCTCAGAGCAGTCACTCCAGAGAGGAGCCCTACAAATGCAGCCAGTGTGGCAAGGCCTTCCGCAAtcactccttcctcctcatccatcagagagttcacactggagagaagccgtATAAGTGTAGggagtgtgggaaagccttcagatgGAGTTCCAATCTCTACCGACATCAGAGGATTCACTCTCTTCAAAAACAGTATGATTGCCATGAAAGTGAAAAGACTCCAAATGTGGAGCCGAAAATCCTCACTGGTGAGAAACGTTTTTGGTGTCAAGAATGTGGGAAAACCTTTACACGTAAAAGAACCCTTTTAGATCATAAGGGAATACACAGTGGAGAGAAGCGCTATAAATGTAATCTGTGTGGGAAATCTTACGATAGAAACTATCGCCTTGTTAACCATCAGAGGATCCACTCTACAGAGAGGCCTTTCAAATGTCAGTGGTGTGGGAAAGAGTTCATTGGGAGACATACCCTTTCCAGTCACCAGAGGAAACACACCAGAGCAGCACAGGCTGAACGTAGCCCACCTGCACGGTCTTCCTCTCAGGACACAAAGTTGAGATTACAGAAGCTAAAACCAAGTGAGGAGATGCCCCTCGAAGACTGCAAAGAAGCTTGCAACCAGAGCTCCAGGCTCACTGGACTCCAGGACATAACCATTGGGAAAAAGTGCCACAAATGCAGCATATGTGGGAAAACTTTCAACAAGAGTTCACAACTCATTAGCCACAAGAGATTTCATACTCGAGAGAGGCCATTCAAATGCACCAAGTGTGGGAAGACCTTCAGGTGGTCTTCGAACCTGGCTCGGCATATGAAAAACCATATTAGAGATTAG